Proteins encoded in a region of the Panthera uncia isolate 11264 chromosome B2 unlocalized genomic scaffold, Puncia_PCG_1.0 HiC_scaffold_24, whole genome shotgun sequence genome:
- the STX11 gene encoding syntaxin-11 isoform X1, which produces MDEEKEKKTMSQPQSKMKDRLAELLEVTKNYDQQFPDGDDEFDPLHEDMVFETDHILQSLYRNIQDLQDENQHLMTDVKRLGKQNARFLTSMRRLSSIKRDTNTIAKDIKARGENIHRKLCAMKALSQEAEAQHGAHSAVARIARAQYSALMRTFQRAMDEYNQAEMKQRDNCKIRIQRQLEIMGKDVSGDQIEDMFEQGKWDVFSENLLADVKGARAALNEIESRHRELLRLESRIRDVHELFLRMAVLVEEQADTLNVIELNVQKTVDYTGQAKVQVRKAMQHAKKKPCRTVCCFCCPCLN; this is translated from the coding sequence GCAAAATGAAGGACCGGCTGGCCGAACTTCTGGAGGTAACCAAGAACTATGACCAGCAGTTCCCAGACGGGGACGACGAATTTGACCCGCTCCATGAGGACATGGTGTTCGAGACGGACCACATCCTGCAGTCCTTGTACCGAAACATCCAGGACCTTCAGGATGAAAACCAGCATCTGATGACCGACGTGAAGCGGCTGGGGAAGCAGAACGCCCGCTTCCTCACGTCCATGCGGCGCCTCAGCAGCATCAAGCGGGACACCAACACGATCGCCAAGGACATCAAGGCGCGGGGCGAGAACATCCACCGCAAGCTGTGCGCGATGAAGGCACTGAGCCAGGAGGCCGAGGCCCAGCACGGCGCGCACTCAGCGGTGGCGCGCATCGCGCGCGCGCAGTACAGCGCCCTCATGCGCACCTTCCAGCGCGCCATGGACGAGTACAACCAGGCCGAGATGAAGCAGCGCGACAACTGCAAGATCCGCATCCAGCGCCAGCTGGAGATCATGGGCAAGGACGTCTCCGGCGACCAGATCGAGGACATGTTCGAGCAGGGCAAGTGGGACGTGTTCTCCGAGAACTTGCTGGCCGACGTGAAGGGCGCGCGGGCGGCCCTCAACGAGATCGAGAGCCGCCACCGCGAGCTGCTGCGGCTGGAGAGCCGCATCCGTGACGTGCACGAGCTCTTCTTGCGGATGGCGGTGCTGGTGGAAGAGCAGGCCGACACGCTGAACGTCATCGAGCTCAACGTGCAGAAGACCGTCGACTACACCGGCCAGGCCAAGGTGCAGGTGCGCAAGGCCATGCAGCACGCGAAGAAAAAGCCCTGCCGGACCGTCTGCTGCTTCTGCTGCCCCTGCCTCAACTAG
- the STX11 gene encoding syntaxin-11 isoform X2, whose protein sequence is MKDRLAELLEVTKNYDQQFPDGDDEFDPLHEDMVFETDHILQSLYRNIQDLQDENQHLMTDVKRLGKQNARFLTSMRRLSSIKRDTNTIAKDIKARGENIHRKLCAMKALSQEAEAQHGAHSAVARIARAQYSALMRTFQRAMDEYNQAEMKQRDNCKIRIQRQLEIMGKDVSGDQIEDMFEQGKWDVFSENLLADVKGARAALNEIESRHRELLRLESRIRDVHELFLRMAVLVEEQADTLNVIELNVQKTVDYTGQAKVQVRKAMQHAKKKPCRTVCCFCCPCLN, encoded by the coding sequence ATGAAGGACCGGCTGGCCGAACTTCTGGAGGTAACCAAGAACTATGACCAGCAGTTCCCAGACGGGGACGACGAATTTGACCCGCTCCATGAGGACATGGTGTTCGAGACGGACCACATCCTGCAGTCCTTGTACCGAAACATCCAGGACCTTCAGGATGAAAACCAGCATCTGATGACCGACGTGAAGCGGCTGGGGAAGCAGAACGCCCGCTTCCTCACGTCCATGCGGCGCCTCAGCAGCATCAAGCGGGACACCAACACGATCGCCAAGGACATCAAGGCGCGGGGCGAGAACATCCACCGCAAGCTGTGCGCGATGAAGGCACTGAGCCAGGAGGCCGAGGCCCAGCACGGCGCGCACTCAGCGGTGGCGCGCATCGCGCGCGCGCAGTACAGCGCCCTCATGCGCACCTTCCAGCGCGCCATGGACGAGTACAACCAGGCCGAGATGAAGCAGCGCGACAACTGCAAGATCCGCATCCAGCGCCAGCTGGAGATCATGGGCAAGGACGTCTCCGGCGACCAGATCGAGGACATGTTCGAGCAGGGCAAGTGGGACGTGTTCTCCGAGAACTTGCTGGCCGACGTGAAGGGCGCGCGGGCGGCCCTCAACGAGATCGAGAGCCGCCACCGCGAGCTGCTGCGGCTGGAGAGCCGCATCCGTGACGTGCACGAGCTCTTCTTGCGGATGGCGGTGCTGGTGGAAGAGCAGGCCGACACGCTGAACGTCATCGAGCTCAACGTGCAGAAGACCGTCGACTACACCGGCCAGGCCAAGGTGCAGGTGCGCAAGGCCATGCAGCACGCGAAGAAAAAGCCCTGCCGGACCGTCTGCTGCTTCTGCTGCCCCTGCCTCAACTAG